Below is a genomic region from Sphaeramia orbicularis chromosome 6, fSphaOr1.1, whole genome shotgun sequence.
GCTCACGTAGGCTATTACATGACCATTTACgcagcaaaaacaaaaccaaatctacccataaaataacaataaatagtctaaacataaaactaaacataaaacattaTCTCCCGTTTTATCCATTAAAGGTAAAAACACTAACAGATCAGTTTGGTTTATAATTTTTATAACAGTTCGCATCTTCTCACCTTCAACGGATCCTCTTCCTCGGTGTTTGTTCCACCGGGATTGGAGACTTGGAGTGGTGGCAGGCGATCATATCGGTAGATTTTCTCTCAGTAGACCTCCTTCGTTTCACGAaaaagtctgtaaaaaaaaaaaagaataaataaaacccgaTCAGACTCATACATTCAGCGGAGGTGAAATTACGCACAGAGATAAAAGTGGTGAAAGGCTCCGATGAGACGCACATCTGAGTCCTGGAGCGCAAATTTGGGGATGAATAAGGGTCTGGGGGTTTACCTGTGATGTGTGTGTTGTTGTCCGCACTGGCCGTCCTCTTGCGTCTGACACACGGGACCTGTCTGAGATGCTTCTTCCCTGAGTTCAGCTTGTCCGTGCGGTTTTCCTGGTTGACCTCCACCGGGAAGGGAGTGCTGCTGCTTTCAGGTACGGTCAAGCGCTCTAGTACATCCATACGAGGGGTGTCTGGGACTGCGGAGTCCGAGGAGGGTCTTTGCTTGACGGGCGTCTCCGGCACCCGGACCCTCCCGTTCTGTACAGAGTCTTGGTAAAAGCTCGGGGTCTTATCCACGGGGACCTCTTCCCATTCGTAATCCCCATCCAGCGGGGTGTTGGCCTCGAAATTAAAGTTCCATTTCTGTTGATCCCTTTCGGAAATCTCCCGAAGTCTGGCTTTCATCTCCCGGCTCAGTTCGTCATGATCCACGGGTCCGAAGAGGTTCCGACAGACACTGGTGCGTCTGTGGAGAGGGAAGGTCCTCCTGGCCACCAGCTTCTCCAACGCGCTGCTCGATAACTGGACGTTGGACATCTCCAAATCTCTCCAGAAATAACACCAGAAAACGCAGAAGATTCCCGATGTGATTGAGTTATCCCTGACTACAGAGTCtcaggtgttgttgttgttgtgggtgATGTGTTGGTGCGTCTCCTCGCTGTGTTATCTCTTCTCTCCATACAGTTCTCTTTAAATGTACTTTCGTAGTGAGATGCTGGGTATATAAACTCGCAACAAGTCGTCAGTCAGAGCAGACATCTCGGACGACATTCTCATTGGTTGCTTTAAGTCCAACCCCccctctccaaaaaaaaaaaaaaaaagagagaaaaaaaaaaaaaaatcacacaacccccccaccccgattTCCCGTCGGCCCCCGGTGCCCATTTGGCTGTGCGCCGAGCAGAGCGCAGCGTTTTGATTTTGTCCCTGTGCGGATAGAACTGTGCGGACTTTCCCCAAGTCAGCGCAATAACGTTGTTGTTTTCTCGGTCGCCTTAAGGCACTTACACAAGCCGATGGTGTCTGAGCACCtggtttttcctctttttgcGCAATTCCTGCCGTGTTGTGCGTCTGTTTATGAACCCTATCGCAGTGTAGGGATGAGCCCCGCGGATACACGCAGGGATTAGTGC
It encodes:
- the LOC115420344 gene encoding cyclin-dependent kinase inhibitor 1C-like, whose product is MSNVQLSSSALEKLVARRTFPLHRRTSVCRNLFGPVDHDELSREMKARLREISERDQQKWNFNFEANTPLDGDYEWEEVPVDKTPSFYQDSVQNGRVRVPETPVKQRPSSDSAVPDTPRMDVLERLTVPESSSTPFPVEVNQENRTDKLNSGKKHLRQVPCVRRKRTASADNNTHITDFFVKRRRSTERKSTDMIACHHSKSPIPVEQTPRKRIR